In the genome of Natronorubrum sediminis, one region contains:
- a CDS encoding MFS transporter has translation MTEPTSGYLSAVSRSVRDLLAGRRGTVLIAIAGGWFLTMGVRMIYPVMVPYLQSAYDLDLTTAGLLLTVLFMAYAIGQLPGGVLADRIGERLILTSSMLISAITLVLVITAGSAIVLFVATALFGFGAALYAVGRYTILPQLYPEQIGAANGLTASSQDAGQSVLPPLAGIIAAGLVWQLGFGFAVPLFLAMAAVLWVVTPKRSADDADDAEALSLSGLRYIASILRQPAIVYPTTILVLGLFVWQAFTGFYPTYLVQEKGLSQPLSSGLFGLFFALGILIKPLSGGAYDRIGARRSLLFLTTGPIAAFLALPFFDSFWVLIVVTAFISTLLGFTTVTEPFLLEHLPEDIRGTGFGILRTIGFSIGALGPVFFGAAADNGFFDEAFMALAAFAGAIMLLALRIPAE, from the coding sequence GTGACGGAACCTACGTCAGGCTATCTCTCTGCTGTCAGTCGGAGCGTCCGCGATCTCCTCGCTGGTCGCCGCGGAACGGTGTTGATCGCGATCGCGGGCGGGTGGTTCCTGACGATGGGCGTCAGAATGATCTACCCCGTGATGGTGCCGTACCTCCAGTCGGCCTACGACCTGGATCTGACGACGGCTGGCCTCCTGTTGACGGTGCTCTTTATGGCCTACGCCATCGGCCAACTCCCGGGCGGCGTGCTGGCCGATCGAATCGGCGAACGGCTCATCCTCACCTCGAGTATGCTCATCTCGGCGATCACGCTGGTGCTCGTCATCACCGCCGGGTCGGCGATCGTGCTCTTCGTCGCGACGGCGCTGTTTGGCTTCGGTGCAGCCCTGTACGCGGTCGGTCGGTACACTATCTTACCGCAGCTCTACCCCGAACAAATCGGCGCTGCGAACGGCCTGACAGCGTCCTCACAGGATGCAGGGCAGTCGGTCCTGCCGCCGCTCGCGGGCATCATTGCGGCGGGGCTCGTCTGGCAACTCGGCTTCGGTTTCGCCGTACCGCTGTTTCTCGCCATGGCCGCCGTGCTCTGGGTCGTGACCCCGAAGCGCTCCGCTGACGATGCCGACGACGCCGAAGCGCTCTCGCTGTCCGGCCTTCGGTACATCGCTTCGATACTCCGCCAGCCGGCGATCGTCTATCCCACGACGATTCTCGTGCTCGGGCTCTTCGTCTGGCAGGCGTTCACCGGCTTCTACCCCACGTATCTGGTCCAGGAGAAGGGGCTCTCGCAACCGCTCTCGAGCGGCCTGTTCGGGCTCTTCTTCGCGTTAGGAATACTCATCAAACCGCTCTCCGGCGGCGCCTACGATCGAATCGGGGCGCGACGGTCGTTGTTGTTCTTGACTACGGGACCGATCGCCGCCTTTCTCGCACTGCCGTTTTTCGACAGCTTCTGGGTGCTCATCGTCGTGACGGCGTTCATCAGCACGCTCCTCGGCTTCACGACCGTCACGGAGCCGTTCTTGCTCGAGCACCTGCCCGAAGACATTCGGGGAACCGGCTTCGGTATCCTGCGAACGATCGGCTTCTCGATCGGCGCGCTCGGTCCGGTCTTTTTCGGGGCTGCGGCCGACAACGGCTTCTTCGACGAGGCGTTCATGGCGCTGGCCGCCTTCGCCGGCGCGATAATGCTCCTCGCGTTGCGAATTCCGGCGGAGTGA
- a CDS encoding TAXI family TRAP transporter solute-binding subunit produces the protein MTSNSNHEAKGRVSRRTVLQASAGLGVVGLAGCLGDGGETVTVGASSDGSASYGAMNALQRSVSNHAEDAQLNITAPGGDPDSIRAYDAGELDGYTAGNFVFNQALDDGEPFDEEPVDDFAYQALSYLTLHMHWLAVDGSGVESIEEAIDDDDLNIWVGPPGWGLRTLCTTLLDDAGLWDDIEDPVDVASEDVAAQIDEDRIDVFFGYGTNFNGLPGWLVEADSREDLYALEMGDDYVEAIEGSAAGYEEVEPYGYEQDIDADEIQCWTEDYNTYFASDIDDEVVYEIMEISHEHWEEIQDADDNYMDHSDPADMAQYYHENIPVHPGAADFLEDNDAWNDDWERGD, from the coding sequence ATGACGAGCAATTCCAATCACGAAGCGAAGGGTAGGGTCAGTCGCCGCACTGTGCTTCAAGCGAGTGCCGGCCTCGGTGTCGTTGGCTTGGCGGGATGTCTCGGCGATGGTGGCGAAACGGTTACAGTTGGGGCCTCATCTGACGGGTCTGCGTCGTACGGCGCGATGAACGCCCTCCAGCGGTCGGTGTCGAATCACGCGGAAGACGCGCAACTGAACATCACGGCACCTGGTGGAGACCCCGACTCGATCCGGGCGTACGACGCGGGCGAACTGGACGGGTACACGGCGGGTAACTTCGTCTTCAATCAGGCGCTCGACGACGGCGAACCGTTCGACGAGGAACCCGTCGACGACTTCGCCTATCAGGCGCTCTCGTACCTCACGCTCCACATGCACTGGCTGGCCGTCGACGGCTCCGGTGTCGAGAGCATCGAGGAAGCGATCGACGACGACGACCTCAACATCTGGGTCGGTCCGCCAGGGTGGGGGCTCAGAACGCTTTGTACGACCCTTCTAGACGACGCCGGTCTCTGGGACGACATCGAAGACCCAGTCGACGTCGCCTCGGAGGACGTCGCCGCACAGATCGACGAAGACCGCATCGACGTCTTCTTCGGCTACGGAACCAACTTCAACGGTCTCCCCGGCTGGCTCGTCGAAGCCGACTCTCGAGAGGATCTCTACGCCCTCGAGATGGGCGACGACTACGTCGAGGCGATCGAAGGCTCTGCGGCCGGGTACGAAGAGGTCGAACCGTACGGGTACGAACAGGACATCGACGCGGACGAGATTCAGTGTTGGACCGAAGACTACAATACGTACTTCGCCTCCGACATCGACGACGAGGTCGTCTACGAGATCATGGAGATCAGCCACGAACACTGGGAAGAGATCCAGGATGCGGACGACAACTACATGGATCACTCCGACCCAGCGGATATGGCCCAATACTACCACGAGAACATTCCCGTCCATCCCGGTGCCGCCGACTTCCTCGAGGACAACGACGCCTGGAACGACGACTGGGAACGTGGTGACTGA
- a CDS encoding zinc-dependent alcohol dehydrogenase, protein MNETQRDGQTMRALVKRRPKRGMTLEQRDVPTPGTGEVRIRVESVGIDGGAEALIYDWHESKHHYEPALPQLFGHEFAGVVDEVHSSVERVQAGERVAVEPVVGCGTCRHCRRGAFAICPDRRLIGLDTDSDGAFAEYVTVPQETLYPIGGLEADVGVFLELLALGVHGLEKSEFELGDRVAIVGPGPVGIGTLVAVVAAGAGSVTVVGTDADTEDRLPLARELGATTAVTADDLEAGASFDSVFETAGSPAALDLATKRVQPGGEIVQIGLFHGQEGVSVDLTGLVRRSVSITTVYGRRASSWRRAIAIAEQVDLSPALGPSFDLEAYESAFEAVATRSGIKVTLHP, encoded by the coding sequence GTGAACGAGACGCAACGGGATGGCCAAACGATGCGTGCACTGGTCAAACGACGGCCCAAACGGGGGATGACGCTCGAGCAACGGGACGTTCCGACCCCAGGAACAGGCGAGGTCAGGATTCGCGTCGAGTCGGTCGGAATCGACGGCGGCGCGGAAGCGCTGATCTACGACTGGCACGAGAGCAAGCACCACTACGAACCGGCGTTACCACAGCTGTTCGGCCACGAGTTCGCCGGCGTTGTCGACGAGGTTCACTCGAGCGTCGAGCGCGTTCAGGCGGGCGAGCGCGTCGCCGTCGAGCCAGTGGTCGGCTGTGGGACGTGTCGACACTGCCGAAGAGGGGCGTTCGCGATCTGTCCCGATCGACGGCTTATCGGGCTCGACACCGACAGCGACGGCGCGTTCGCCGAGTACGTAACCGTCCCACAGGAGACGCTCTATCCGATCGGCGGGCTCGAAGCGGACGTCGGCGTCTTCCTCGAACTCCTCGCGCTGGGAGTCCACGGCCTCGAGAAGTCGGAATTCGAACTGGGCGATCGAGTGGCGATCGTCGGGCCCGGTCCGGTCGGAATCGGAACGCTCGTCGCCGTCGTCGCGGCGGGTGCCGGCTCCGTGACCGTCGTCGGGACCGACGCCGACACGGAGGATCGGCTACCCCTCGCACGCGAACTCGGTGCAACGACGGCGGTGACAGCGGACGACCTCGAGGCGGGCGCATCCTTCGACAGCGTCTTCGAAACGGCCGGGAGCCCGGCCGCACTCGACCTCGCGACGAAGCGAGTCCAACCGGGCGGCGAAATCGTCCAGATCGGGCTCTTTCACGGACAGGAGGGAGTCTCCGTCGATCTCACGGGATTGGTTCGTCGCAGCGTCTCGATCACGACGGTGTACGGCCGCCGAGCCTCGAGTTGGCGTCGAGCGATCGCGATCGCAGAACAGGTTGATCTGTCGCCGGCGCTCGGCCCGTCGTTCGACCTCGAGGCGTACGAATCGGCGTTCGAAGCGGTCGCTACTCGATCCGGAATCAAGGTCACGCTCCACCCCTAA
- a CDS encoding cyclase family protein: MSQLIDLTATITEEMTNHPNHGRSPLFLDGTRMNHDQAEDTWRGKGVEDLSLVNGFVYIAEHNGTHIDAPFHLHPEGKTVDELDLEECHGPAVWLDVSDAGAKGAIGPDELETAAADAGVEVGAGDSVLLYTGWDEYLPEDRATYLEDHPGLSEAGAEWLYERDVTVVGIDCGNVDIAGDVSMPAHQVLLRNDAPDSYTLIVENLRNIDDIPAHRFTFSAAPLPLDDATASPIRAFAIVDD, translated from the coding sequence GTGTCGCAACTGATCGACCTCACAGCGACGATTACGGAAGAGATGACGAACCATCCCAACCACGGCCGGAGCCCGCTCTTTCTCGACGGCACGCGGATGAACCACGACCAGGCCGAGGACACCTGGCGTGGCAAGGGCGTCGAGGACCTCTCGCTGGTCAACGGCTTCGTCTACATCGCCGAACACAACGGGACGCACATCGACGCCCCGTTTCACCTCCACCCGGAGGGAAAGACGGTCGACGAACTCGACCTCGAGGAGTGTCACGGCCCCGCCGTCTGGCTCGATGTCTCCGACGCCGGGGCCAAGGGGGCGATCGGCCCGGACGAACTCGAGACCGCGGCGGCCGACGCCGGTGTCGAGGTCGGTGCCGGCGACTCGGTCTTGCTGTACACCGGTTGGGACGAGTACCTGCCCGAGGACAGGGCGACGTACCTCGAGGACCACCCGGGGCTTTCCGAAGCCGGCGCAGAGTGGCTTTACGAGCGCGACGTGACCGTCGTCGGCATCGACTGCGGGAACGTCGACATCGCCGGCGACGTGTCGATGCCGGCCCATCAGGTACTTCTCCGGAACGACGCGCCTGACTCCTACACGCTCATCGTCGAAAATCTGCGAAACATCGACGACATTCCCGCCCACCGATTCACCTTCAGCGCGGCCCCGTTGCCCCTCGACGACGCGACGGCGAGCCCGATTCGCGCCTTCGCAATCGTCGACGACTGA
- a CDS encoding EamA family transporter produces MVSGIGIALAIGAAWFLAGQTLSIRLATRKGLANDVLVVVMLVNVVVLIPLALVLDPNPTITPLSILAFGVAGLVGTMVGRAFFYAGIKRVGASRAEPIKASMPLHATIFAVILLGEQVTGPQLVGIVLMVGGIAAVSWEGSSAERAAGTAIPWFGLSLPLIAAVFFGLEPIFANVGFDEGTGVLTGLAIKTIVALSAFVLYLRWRSQLPHPKGFSREELVWGAAAGLANTAFLLAYYAALEIARVGVVVPIMQTSPLIVIGVSALFLRQVETVTPRLLGAAGVIVAGGVLVTLGG; encoded by the coding sequence ATGGTCTCCGGGATCGGTATCGCACTCGCAATCGGTGCTGCGTGGTTTCTCGCCGGACAGACGCTCTCTATCAGGCTCGCGACCCGCAAGGGACTCGCGAACGACGTGCTCGTCGTCGTCATGCTCGTGAACGTCGTCGTCTTGATCCCGCTCGCCCTCGTCCTCGATCCGAATCCGACGATCACGCCGCTGTCGATCCTCGCGTTCGGCGTCGCGGGCCTCGTCGGAACGATGGTCGGTCGCGCGTTCTTCTACGCCGGAATCAAACGCGTCGGCGCGAGCCGCGCGGAGCCGATCAAGGCCTCGATGCCCCTGCACGCGACGATCTTCGCGGTGATCTTACTCGGCGAGCAGGTGACCGGCCCGCAACTCGTTGGCATCGTGTTGATGGTCGGCGGCATCGCAGCGGTCTCCTGGGAGGGCTCCTCGGCAGAGCGCGCCGCCGGCACGGCAATTCCCTGGTTCGGACTCTCACTGCCGCTGATCGCCGCGGTCTTCTTCGGCCTCGAGCCGATCTTCGCGAACGTCGGCTTCGACGAGGGGACGGGTGTGCTGACGGGACTCGCGATCAAGACGATCGTCGCGTTGAGCGCGTTCGTCCTCTACTTGCGCTGGCGAAGTCAACTTCCCCACCCGAAGGGATTCTCCCGTGAGGAACTCGTCTGGGGAGCGGCGGCCGGCCTCGCGAACACCGCGTTCTTACTGGCGTATTACGCGGCCCTCGAGATCGCTCGCGTCGGCGTCGTCGTGCCGATCATGCAGACGAGTCCGCTGATCGTGATCGGCGTCTCGGCGCTCTTCCTTCGACAGGTCGAAACCGTCACCCCGCGACTGCTCGGCGCAGCGGGCGTGATCGTCGCCGGCGGCGTGTTAGTGACCCTCGGCGGGTAA
- a CDS encoding CaiB/BaiF CoA transferase family protein, protein MQPLEGIDVLDFTQSIAGPICTQSLTALGANVVKIEPPDGDAFRPLIDGAMFASCNRGKRSLSLDLKSDEGRALAQELAAEADVVVESFRPGVMERYDLDYESVSETNDDVVYCSVTGFGQDGPYEDYPAYDPIAQAMSGLLSVTGPADGKPARVGTSAIDYTTGLTAAMLVMGGLLGRHSGGSEHIDVSLFEVATTWMGYRVAEYTATDQVPTRSGDTIDGIAPYGIFEAGDGDPFYLATASTKLYHRLCRTLEREDLLEDERFETLSSRSEHRETLRAELEEAFAEYDRRELVERLVSGGIPAGPVQSIDELVEEDPHAESRDFFVETYNQHLEEPCRTTRLPFRFEDGPVDDLESPPRQGEHSRAVLEEWGYDDETIEALLADGVIVES, encoded by the coding sequence ATGCAACCACTTGAGGGTATCGACGTACTCGATTTCACACAATCGATCGCCGGACCGATCTGCACGCAATCACTGACAGCGCTCGGTGCGAACGTTGTCAAGATAGAACCACCGGACGGAGACGCCTTTCGCCCGCTGATCGACGGGGCGATGTTCGCCTCGTGCAATCGCGGGAAACGGAGTCTCAGTCTCGACCTCAAAAGCGACGAGGGCCGTGCACTCGCCCAGGAACTCGCGGCCGAAGCCGACGTCGTCGTCGAGAGCTTCCGGCCCGGCGTGATGGAACGCTACGACCTCGACTACGAGTCGGTGTCCGAGACGAACGACGACGTCGTCTACTGCTCCGTGACCGGTTTCGGGCAGGACGGTCCCTACGAAGACTATCCCGCCTACGATCCCATCGCGCAGGCGATGTCGGGACTACTGAGCGTTACTGGCCCGGCGGACGGAAAACCAGCCCGCGTCGGGACGAGCGCGATCGACTACACGACCGGGCTGACGGCCGCGATGCTCGTCATGGGCGGCCTGCTCGGTCGACACTCCGGCGGCAGCGAACACATCGACGTCTCGCTGTTCGAGGTCGCCACGACGTGGATGGGTTACCGCGTCGCGGAGTACACCGCGACCGACCAGGTGCCGACGCGCTCCGGCGACACCATCGACGGCATCGCTCCATACGGTATCTTCGAGGCGGGCGACGGCGATCCGTTCTACCTCGCCACCGCCTCCACGAAGCTCTACCACCGACTCTGTCGAACCCTCGAGCGCGAGGACCTCCTCGAGGACGAGCGATTCGAGACGCTCAGCAGCCGCTCGGAGCACCGCGAGACCCTCCGAGCCGAACTCGAAGAGGCGTTCGCCGAGTACGATCGACGGGAACTCGTCGAGCGACTCGTGTCGGGTGGCATCCCGGCCGGGCCGGTACAGTCGATCGACGAACTCGTCGAGGAGGACCCACATGCTGAGTCGCGAGACTTCTTCGTCGAGACGTACAACCAGCACCTCGAGGAACCCTGCCGGACGACCCGGCTACCGTTTAGATTCGAAGACGGGCCGGTCGACGACCTCGAGTCGCCGCCGCGACAGGGCGAACACTCGCGGGCCGTCCTCGAGGAGTGGGGCTACGACGATGAGACGATCGAAGCGCTGCTCGCAGACGGTGTCATCGTGGAATCGTAG
- a CDS encoding SDR family NAD(P)-dependent oxidoreductase: MNIQGEIALVTGGSVGIGRLISTELASHGVTVVVADLEAEARRDTVAEIEAAGGTALETHLDLTDPDGVADTIDGVLEEVGTIDILVNNAGVAGPTAPLEETSLEAWDRTHAVNLRGAFCCTKAVIGEMKAQGDGRIVNISSASGKRAVPNRSPYTSSKAGLLGLTRTAAAEGGPHGVTANAICPGSVTGERIDDVIKKRAANSSHSPADVREEKRKETLLHSFVDPEDVAATVAYLCSDAADRVTGQALNVSGGKTID; encoded by the coding sequence ATGAACATTCAGGGAGAGATCGCTCTCGTGACGGGTGGCAGCGTCGGAATTGGACGGCTAATCAGCACCGAACTCGCGAGCCACGGCGTCACCGTCGTCGTCGCCGACCTCGAGGCAGAGGCCCGTCGCGACACCGTCGCAGAAATCGAAGCCGCCGGCGGCACGGCCCTCGAAACCCACCTCGACCTCACCGATCCGGACGGGGTCGCCGACACCATCGACGGCGTCCTCGAAGAGGTCGGCACGATCGACATCCTGGTGAACAACGCCGGCGTCGCCGGCCCGACGGCACCGCTCGAGGAGACCTCTCTCGAGGCGTGGGATCGAACGCACGCGGTCAACCTTCGCGGCGCGTTTTGTTGCACGAAAGCGGTGATCGGCGAAATGAAAGCCCAGGGAGACGGCCGGATCGTCAATATCTCCTCTGCCTCCGGAAAGCGAGCGGTTCCCAACCGGAGTCCCTACACGAGTTCGAAGGCGGGATTGCTCGGACTCACGCGCACGGCAGCGGCCGAGGGCGGCCCCCACGGCGTCACGGCGAACGCGATCTGTCCGGGGTCGGTCACCGGCGAGCGAATCGACGACGTCATCAAGAAGCGAGCAGCGAACTCGTCTCACTCGCCCGCGGACGTCCGCGAGGAGAAACGAAAGGAGACGCTGCTTCACTCGTTCGTCGATCCGGAAGACGTCGCCGCGACGGTCGCCTACCTCTGTTCTGACGCGGCCGATCGGGTCACCGGGCAGGCGCTGAACGTCTCGGGCGGGAAGACCATCGACTGA
- a CDS encoding PadR family transcriptional regulator gives MEQRELASLAVLGVLAEESVATVDQIHDTLRHRHGRYWGASTGILVPTISQLEEDGHVSAVSADGTYGYEITADGRDRLQSLLDRSIDDVSHPSARSHLMVKLGFLHHLPVERRQAEIRELQAQVLETRDHLLTVKSRHEEEPSESSVPPTRGSLLELRLLILDAVLEWLEAFEVSSQSDASQ, from the coding sequence ATGGAGCAACGAGAACTCGCGAGTCTCGCCGTCCTCGGCGTGTTAGCCGAGGAGTCGGTTGCGACGGTCGACCAGATTCACGACACGCTCAGACACAGACACGGCAGATACTGGGGTGCGAGTACCGGCATTTTGGTCCCGACGATCTCACAACTCGAGGAAGACGGCCACGTTAGCGCCGTCTCGGCCGACGGGACGTACGGCTACGAGATCACCGCGGATGGACGGGACCGCCTTCAGTCGTTGCTCGACCGATCGATCGACGACGTCTCCCACCCCTCTGCTCGCTCACACCTCATGGTGAAACTCGGATTTTTACACCACCTGCCGGTCGAGCGAAGGCAAGCGGAAATTCGGGAACTCCAAGCGCAGGTACTGGAGACCCGTGATCACCTGCTTACGGTAAAGTCGCGCCACGAGGAGGAACCGTCGGAGTCGTCCGTCCCCCCCACCCGCGGGAGTCTGCTGGAACTTCGATTGTTGATTCTCGACGCCGTCCTCGAGTGGCTCGAGGCGTTCGAGGTGTCCTCTCAGTCTGACGCCTCGCAGTAA
- a CDS encoding enoyl-CoA hydratase/isomerase family protein: protein MSVDLTLDSNRPHIAHLTIDFGKLNLLTAQRLAELEETLRDLPEQVSVLTIGPEHSPEKLTGLTGGLHLERAKDMSVVEARDVLTTLHATMQTVRNLDAVTVCDCGTHALGAGFELALSCDFRVATRDAVLGLPEIDVGLVTGIEGGLLVRFVGLQRAKELIYLGEPIDGKQAAAEGLVNEATTPETHDDALEGIVERLAEKDPTILQYQTEVFRQWRSNGLETGMDHSLELIAACFGTEAQSEAMEGFLEGR, encoded by the coding sequence ATGAGCGTCGACCTGACTCTCGACTCGAACCGACCCCACATCGCACACCTGACCATCGACTTCGGGAAGTTGAACCTGCTCACGGCACAGCGACTCGCCGAACTCGAGGAAACTCTTCGAGACCTGCCGGAGCAGGTCTCCGTCCTCACGATCGGGCCGGAACACTCGCCGGAAAAACTGACCGGGCTGACCGGTGGCTTGCACCTCGAGCGCGCGAAAGACATGAGCGTCGTCGAGGCTCGAGACGTGTTGACGACGCTCCACGCCACGATGCAGACGGTCCGAAATCTTGACGCCGTCACCGTCTGTGACTGCGGGACGCACGCCCTCGGGGCCGGCTTCGAACTCGCGCTCTCGTGTGACTTTCGCGTCGCGACTCGAGACGCCGTCCTCGGCCTCCCCGAAATCGACGTGGGGCTCGTGACGGGCATCGAAGGCGGCCTGCTGGTTCGGTTCGTCGGCCTCCAGCGCGCGAAGGAACTGATCTACCTCGGCGAACCGATCGACGGCAAGCAGGCCGCCGCGGAAGGGCTCGTCAACGAGGCGACGACGCCCGAAACGCACGACGACGCGCTCGAGGGAATCGTCGAGCGACTCGCCGAGAAGGACCCGACGATTTTGCAGTACCAGACGGAGGTCTTCCGGCAGTGGCGCTCGAACGGCCTCGAGACGGGGATGGACCACAGCTTAGAACTCATCGCGGCCTGTTTCGGCACCGAGGCCCAATCCGAGGCGATGGAAGGGTTCCTCGAAGGACGGTGA
- a CDS encoding acyl-CoA dehydrogenase family protein, translating to MISSFELTDAHEEHRETVRQFCEDEVEPHIEEYEESGTFPMDVVETVADAGFHGVQYGSEYDGLGLDYRSYAITIEELSRSWKLLAGTASVAGSLVGYPIHEFGEEWQREEWLTRICSGEWIPALSLTEPNAGSDAGSLETTATRDGDEYVLEGEKVWTTNGSIADFLVVGVQTDEGVSLIGVPEPAERDGLEFVRDIPCMEGETAVETEIRYDGVRVPVENVIGEPGRGLRYVLEGLDIGRIGTAAQGVGVAQGAFEESTAFADEREQFGQPIREFQGVSFKLADMAIEIEASRLLTLAAAAKRDRDERVTAEAAMAKTKATDVAMDVTTEAVQVHGSRGYSKDYSLERRMRVAKGMQIYEGTNEINRVVVANQLYE from the coding sequence ATGATCTCATCGTTCGAACTCACGGACGCACACGAGGAGCATCGAGAGACGGTTCGCCAGTTCTGCGAGGACGAAGTCGAACCCCACATCGAGGAGTACGAGGAGTCGGGCACGTTCCCGATGGACGTCGTCGAGACGGTCGCAGACGCCGGATTTCACGGTGTGCAGTACGGCAGTGAGTACGACGGACTCGGGCTCGACTACCGCTCCTACGCAATCACGATCGAGGAGCTCTCCCGAAGCTGGAAACTCCTCGCGGGCACCGCCTCGGTCGCCGGCAGCCTCGTCGGCTACCCGATCCACGAGTTCGGCGAGGAGTGGCAACGCGAGGAGTGGCTCACCAGGATTTGCTCGGGTGAGTGGATTCCTGCCCTCTCGCTCACCGAACCCAACGCGGGTAGCGACGCCGGCTCACTCGAGACCACGGCGACGCGAGACGGTGACGAGTACGTCCTCGAGGGCGAGAAGGTCTGGACGACTAACGGCAGCATCGCCGACTTCCTCGTCGTCGGGGTCCAGACGGACGAGGGCGTCAGCCTGATCGGCGTGCCAGAGCCAGCCGAGCGCGACGGCCTCGAGTTCGTCCGAGACATTCCGTGCATGGAAGGCGAGACGGCCGTCGAGACCGAAATTCGCTACGACGGCGTTCGCGTTCCGGTCGAGAACGTCATCGGCGAACCGGGACGGGGCCTTCGATACGTGCTCGAGGGGCTCGACATCGGTCGAATCGGCACGGCGGCACAGGGTGTCGGCGTCGCACAGGGTGCGTTCGAGGAGAGCACGGCCTTCGCGGACGAGCGCGAGCAGTTCGGCCAGCCAATTCGTGAGTTTCAGGGGGTCTCGTTCAAACTCGCGGACATGGCGATCGAGATCGAAGCGTCGCGGCTGTTGACTCTCGCCGCGGCGGCGAAACGCGACCGAGACGAACGCGTCACCGCCGAGGCCGCGATGGCGAAGACGAAGGCGACGGACGTGGCGATGGACGTCACCACCGAGGCCGTCCAGGTCCACGGCTCTCGAGGCTACTCCAAGGACTACTCGCTTGAGCGTCGCATGCGCGTCGCAAAGGGGATGCAGATCTACGAGGGGACGAACGAGATCAATCGCGTCGTCGTCGCGAACCAACTCTACGAGTAA